From one Microlunatus sp. Gsoil 973 genomic stretch:
- a CDS encoding SDR family oxidoreductase produces the protein MSRALITGGTSGIGHEFARQLAQRSYDLVLVARDKERLDVVAEELRTGYGVEVEVLPADLADRDQLQQVALRLGEADRRVDLLVNNAGFGVHSRLLDSDLTAQDAAIDVMVRAVMVLSNAAGRAMRDRHPNRTDQVGIINVSSTAGYVTMGAYSAIKAWVTAYTEALAGELAGSGVRVTALCPGWVRTEFHQRAGINASAIPTPLWLEADRLVRDALVDFDHGKVISIPSKRYKVLIGLARVAPRRLIRSASSMMSSSRHSR, from the coding sequence ATGTCCCGCGCGTTGATCACCGGTGGTACCTCGGGCATCGGTCACGAATTCGCCCGGCAGTTGGCGCAGAGGTCCTATGACCTCGTCCTTGTCGCCCGCGACAAGGAACGTCTGGACGTGGTGGCCGAGGAACTGCGTACCGGCTACGGCGTCGAGGTGGAGGTGCTGCCCGCCGATCTCGCCGATCGCGACCAACTCCAGCAGGTCGCCCTCCGGCTCGGCGAGGCGGACCGGCGGGTCGACCTGCTGGTGAACAACGCCGGATTCGGCGTGCACTCCCGGCTGCTCGACTCGGACCTGACCGCTCAGGACGCCGCGATCGACGTCATGGTCCGGGCCGTCATGGTGCTGTCCAACGCTGCCGGCCGGGCGATGCGCGACCGGCATCCGAACCGGACCGACCAGGTCGGCATCATCAACGTGTCGAGCACCGCCGGGTACGTCACCATGGGCGCCTACTCCGCGATCAAAGCGTGGGTCACCGCCTACACCGAGGCCCTGGCCGGAGAGCTCGCCGGCAGCGGCGTGCGGGTCACCGCGCTCTGCCCGGGCTGGGTGCGCACCGAGTTCCACCAGCGAGCCGGGATCAACGCCTCCGCGATTCCCACGCCGCTCTGGCTGGAGGCCGACCGACTGGTCAGGGACGCGCTGGTCGACTTCGATCACGGCAAGGTGATCTCGATCCCGAGCAAGCGCTACAAGGTGCTGATCGGGCTGGCCCGCGTCGCGCCGCGCAGGCTGATCCGCTCGGCATCGTCGATGATGTCCTCGAGCCGACACTCCCGCTAG
- a CDS encoding FAD-binding oxidoreductase, with amino-acid sequence MAAPKISDDLLTELKGTVGTQNVVSDDESRVVHTYGKSLRDLLRIRAGDLPRVPDVVVYPGDEDEVQTIVELAVAADAVLIPYGGGSNISGSLQPSPDESRTVISLDLGRLNKVLDIDEESGLARIQAGAQGPDLEEQLNKRGWTVGHYPDSFNHSTIGGWVATRSSGMQSDKYGDISDITRGVRVATPGGPLVLRPLPSTSTGPSVREMILGSEGRLGVITEVTAHVHRLPEERVIMAYFFPTFDAGLDAMHDISLLDSRPSITRVSDAGETGFTLATAKKTSVGQTVLFKVLQRRGWDLDRMCLSFVGYEGTKAHVVRQQGEVKNIVKKHGGIGVGKGPGVLYDQKKFDTPYIRDFLLDWGGAADVSETAAPWSRLKDVYYNTVEAAQQAYRQLGIDPGWIMCHLSHSYHSGACLYFTFAFVYGDRDPLPMYQAVKNAIQQSFIDNGATLSHHHAVGTEHSPWLSQDISPAGSNIMKGLFAAVDPGRNFNPGKITE; translated from the coding sequence GTGGCGGCACCCAAGATCTCCGACGACCTGCTCACCGAGCTCAAGGGCACCGTCGGCACCCAGAACGTGGTCAGCGACGACGAATCCCGGGTGGTGCACACCTACGGCAAGTCGCTGCGTGACCTGCTCCGGATCCGCGCCGGCGACCTTCCCCGGGTGCCCGATGTCGTCGTCTATCCGGGCGACGAGGACGAGGTTCAGACGATCGTCGAGCTGGCGGTCGCTGCCGACGCCGTGCTGATCCCGTACGGCGGCGGCAGCAACATCTCCGGCAGCCTGCAGCCGTCCCCGGACGAGAGCCGCACGGTCATCTCACTGGATCTCGGTCGGCTCAACAAGGTGCTGGACATCGACGAGGAGTCCGGGCTGGCGAGGATCCAGGCCGGCGCCCAGGGCCCCGACCTGGAGGAGCAGCTCAACAAGCGCGGCTGGACCGTCGGGCACTATCCGGACAGCTTCAACCACTCCACCATCGGTGGCTGGGTGGCCACCCGGTCCTCCGGCATGCAGTCGGACAAGTACGGCGACATCTCCGACATCACCCGCGGCGTACGGGTGGCGACACCGGGTGGACCGCTGGTATTGCGGCCGCTGCCGAGCACCTCGACCGGACCGAGTGTCCGGGAGATGATCTTGGGCAGCGAAGGCCGGCTCGGCGTGATCACCGAGGTGACCGCGCACGTCCACCGGTTGCCCGAGGAGCGGGTGATCATGGCGTACTTCTTCCCGACGTTCGACGCCGGGCTGGACGCGATGCACGACATCTCGCTGCTGGATTCGCGGCCGTCCATCACCCGGGTGTCCGATGCCGGGGAGACCGGTTTCACCCTGGCCACCGCCAAGAAGACGTCGGTCGGGCAGACCGTGCTCTTCAAGGTGCTGCAGCGGCGCGGTTGGGATCTGGACAGGATGTGCCTGTCCTTCGTCGGCTACGAGGGCACCAAGGCCCACGTGGTCCGGCAGCAGGGCGAGGTCAAGAACATCGTCAAGAAGCACGGCGGCATCGGCGTCGGCAAGGGACCCGGTGTGCTGTACGACCAGAAGAAGTTCGACACGCCCTACATCAGGGATTTCCTGCTGGACTGGGGCGGCGCCGCCGATGTCTCCGAGACCGCAGCGCCGTGGAGCCGGCTGAAGGACGTCTACTACAACACCGTCGAGGCGGCCCAGCAGGCGTACCGGCAGCTGGGCATCGATCCGGGCTGGATCATGTGCCACCTGTCGCACTCCTACCACTCGGGTGCCTGCCTGTACTTCACCTTCGCCTTCGTCTACGGGGACAGGGATCCGCTGCCGATGTACCAGGCGGTGAAGAACGCGATCCAACAGTCGTTCATCGACAACGGGGCAACGCTCTCCCACCACCACGCGGTCGGCACCGAGCATTCGCCGTGGCTCTCCCAGGACATCTCGCCGGCCGGATCCAACATCATGAAGGGTCTGTTCGCCGCGGTCGACCCGGGCAGGAACTTCAACCCGGGCAAGATCACCGAATAG
- a CDS encoding extracellular solute-binding protein, with the protein MIKKRPVLRRWATVAALAALTPITLAACGGSSGGSSGSSGSGSVDSLTVLDYYTDDPGHSDIGDQLSKCGTSIGVKKVVHQSVPGPTLIQKVLQQASSKSLPDVLMLDNPDIQQIAQTGALAPLDDFGINADGYAPGPKAAATYQGKLYGLQPGANTIVIFYNKDILSKAHVKPPKTWAELKSAAKKLTVGKQYGFAFNATADYEGAWQFLPPMWTNGGDETDLTTPQVAEALQLWKDLVDDGSASKSVINWSQADVNDQFVAGKAAMMLNGPWQIPVLTQKKINFGVVPFPVNKEGQTSVAPLGGEAWTVPMTGDKEKMAKAADLVKCMNTDANQLLRAKQGGVIPTKIKVAEEFKQQEPSMAGFVDAVATARARTGKLGPKWPDTAKTIYTGMQLVLTGQAAPADAMAKAQAGG; encoded by the coding sequence ATGATCAAGAAGCGTCCCGTCCTCAGGCGATGGGCAACCGTGGCGGCGCTGGCCGCCTTGACCCCGATCACTCTTGCCGCCTGCGGCGGTTCGAGTGGCGGTTCTTCCGGTTCTTCCGGATCGGGCTCGGTCGACTCGCTGACCGTGCTCGACTACTACACCGACGACCCGGGGCACAGCGACATCGGCGACCAATTGTCCAAGTGCGGCACCTCGATCGGCGTGAAGAAAGTCGTCCACCAGTCGGTCCCCGGACCTACCCTGATCCAGAAGGTCCTGCAGCAGGCATCATCGAAGTCCCTCCCGGACGTGTTGATGCTGGACAATCCCGACATCCAGCAGATCGCCCAGACCGGCGCGCTGGCTCCGCTGGACGACTTCGGCATCAACGCCGACGGTTATGCGCCGGGTCCCAAGGCGGCCGCCACCTACCAGGGCAAGCTGTACGGGCTGCAGCCCGGCGCGAACACGATCGTGATCTTCTACAACAAGGACATCCTGTCCAAGGCGCACGTCAAGCCGCCGAAGACCTGGGCCGAGCTCAAGTCGGCTGCCAAGAAGCTCACGGTCGGCAAGCAGTACGGCTTCGCGTTCAACGCCACCGCCGACTACGAGGGGGCGTGGCAGTTCCTGCCGCCGATGTGGACCAACGGCGGTGACGAGACCGATCTGACCACGCCGCAGGTTGCCGAGGCTCTGCAACTGTGGAAGGACCTGGTCGACGACGGCTCCGCATCGAAGAGCGTGATCAACTGGAGCCAGGCAGATGTCAATGATCAATTCGTCGCCGGCAAGGCCGCGATGATGCTGAACGGCCCGTGGCAGATTCCGGTGCTGACCCAGAAGAAGATCAACTTCGGCGTCGTTCCCTTCCCGGTCAACAAGGAGGGGCAGACCTCGGTGGCCCCACTGGGCGGCGAGGCCTGGACCGTGCCGATGACCGGCGACAAGGAGAAGATGGCCAAGGCGGCGGACCTGGTGAAGTGCATGAACACCGACGCCAATCAGCTGCTGCGGGCCAAGCAGGGCGGTGTGATCCCGACCAAGATCAAGGTGGCCGAGGAGTTCAAGCAGCAGGAGCCGTCGATGGCCGGGTTCGTCGACGCGGTCGCCACCGCCCGGGCCCGGACCGGCAAGTTGGGACCGAAGTGGCCAGACACCGCCAAGACGATCTACACCGGCATGCAGTTGGTGCTCACCGGCCAGGCAGCACCGGCTGACGCGATGGCCAAGGCTCAGGCGGGCGGCTGA
- a CDS encoding group II truncated hemoglobin, translated as MSEATQAPTVYEAAGGADAIRRLAEAWHARCLADPIAEHPFSHGTHPQHTERLAAYWGEMLGGPPAFTSGLGTEADVVRMHSGNGPHPELDTAAECCFVKALDDAQIPDEEPLRTNLIDWFRWSSSLVNHGFRKDEVDDGLRLPKWTWGGPVE; from the coding sequence ATGAGTGAGGCCACGCAGGCACCGACCGTGTACGAGGCGGCCGGCGGCGCTGACGCCATCCGGCGGCTGGCCGAGGCCTGGCATGCCCGGTGCCTCGCCGACCCGATCGCCGAACATCCGTTCAGCCACGGCACCCATCCCCAACACACCGAGCGGCTGGCCGCCTACTGGGGCGAGATGCTGGGTGGACCGCCCGCCTTCACCTCCGGCCTGGGCACCGAGGCCGACGTCGTTCGGATGCATTCCGGCAACGGGCCGCACCCGGAGCTGGACACCGCAGCCGAGTGCTGTTTCGTCAAGGCCCTCGACGATGCACAGATCCCCGACGAGGAGCCGTTGCGCACCAACCTGATCGACTGGTTCCGTTGGTCAAGTTCCCTGGTCAACCACGGCTTCCGCAAGGACGAGGTCGACGACGGTCTTCGCCTTCCCAAGTGGACCTGGGGCGGACCGGTCGAGTAG
- a CDS encoding LacI family DNA-binding transcriptional regulator, with amino-acid sequence MAATMKDVAEAAGVSIATVSFVLNDTKPVTPETRRRIEQAMADLGFRRNMVARALASRRTRIIALVCPFAADRTAHSLKDFFIGAAQAANEADHHLVIWPVSSDGEALASLVGQKLVDGVVLMEVGLDDVRVEILRQLDTPFALIGRTRDMAGVPYVDIDFEESMRLCIDHLAGLGHRRIAFVNGSEEVPGMAGFGPYVRTEGGLSGHGQEAADAPDRLPLTRHGAGRPAGGA; translated from the coding sequence ATGGCCGCCACCATGAAGGATGTCGCCGAGGCGGCCGGCGTCTCGATCGCGACGGTCTCCTTCGTGCTCAACGACACCAAACCGGTGACGCCGGAGACCCGGCGGCGGATCGAACAGGCGATGGCCGACCTGGGGTTCCGCCGCAACATGGTCGCCCGGGCGCTGGCCAGCCGGCGGACCCGGATCATCGCGCTGGTCTGTCCCTTCGCGGCGGATCGAACCGCCCACTCGCTGAAGGACTTCTTCATCGGGGCGGCCCAGGCGGCCAACGAGGCCGACCACCACCTGGTGATCTGGCCGGTGAGCAGCGACGGAGAGGCGCTGGCCAGCCTGGTCGGTCAGAAGCTGGTCGACGGCGTGGTGCTGATGGAGGTCGGCCTGGACGACGTACGGGTCGAGATCCTGCGCCAGTTGGACACCCCGTTCGCGCTGATCGGCCGGACCCGGGACATGGCCGGTGTGCCGTACGTCGACATCGATTTCGAGGAGTCGATGCGGTTGTGCATCGACCATCTGGCCGGCCTGGGACACCGGCGGATCGCGTTCGTCAACGGCAGCGAGGAGGTGCCCGGGATGGCGGGTTTCGGTCCGTACGTCCGCACCGAGGGAGGCCTATCTGGCCATGGCCAGGAAGCGGCGGATGCGCCCGATCGTCTTCCGCTCACTCGGCACGGTGCGGGCCGGCCGGCAGGTGGGGCGTGA
- a CDS encoding carbohydrate ABC transporter permease, with protein sequence MTTVAEVPDNRTADEQRRHQRHLMIRHTKDWIRMGLGIIFLVGMLFPVYWMLNISLQGSGTTLTSSVFPLHPNWDGYRTAIADQGGHLITSLIIAVGTVVVTLIIAAPCAYALAQFRFRWINWALLAILISQMIPGIVIANALYALYERLNLLDSIPGLIIANAANAIPFGILIMRSFMLGVPPSIVEAARVDGAGRFRAFLSIVVPISRNSLITVGLFSFLFAWSDFVFALTLTTKGTIVPVTLGIYTYLGAHVANWSPVMATAVLASIPAIILLIIAQRYIAAGAFGGAVK encoded by the coding sequence ATGACCACAGTTGCCGAAGTCCCCGACAACCGGACCGCGGACGAACAGCGTCGCCACCAGCGCCATCTGATGATTCGCCACACCAAGGACTGGATCCGGATGGGGCTGGGGATCATCTTCCTGGTCGGGATGTTGTTCCCGGTCTACTGGATGTTGAACATCTCGTTGCAGGGCAGCGGAACGACGCTGACCTCCTCGGTGTTTCCGCTGCATCCGAACTGGGACGGCTACCGGACGGCGATCGCCGACCAGGGCGGCCATCTGATCACCAGTCTGATCATCGCCGTCGGGACCGTGGTGGTGACCCTGATCATCGCAGCGCCGTGTGCCTACGCGCTGGCCCAGTTCCGGTTCCGCTGGATCAATTGGGCGTTGCTGGCGATCCTGATCTCGCAGATGATCCCCGGCATCGTGATCGCCAACGCCCTGTACGCGCTGTACGAGCGGCTCAATCTGTTGGACTCGATCCCCGGGCTGATCATCGCCAACGCTGCGAACGCGATACCGTTCGGGATCCTGATCATGCGATCCTTCATGCTCGGCGTGCCGCCGTCGATCGTCGAAGCGGCCCGGGTCGATGGTGCCGGTCGGTTCCGGGCCTTCCTGTCCATCGTTGTGCCGATCAGCCGGAACTCCCTGATCACCGTGGGCCTCTTCTCCTTCCTGTTCGCCTGGAGTGACTTCGTGTTCGCGCTGACGTTGACCACCAAGGGCACGATCGTCCCGGTCACTCTCGGCATCTACACCTACCTCGGTGCCCATGTCGCCAACTGGAGCCCGGTGATGGCAACCGCGGTGCTGGCGTCGATCCCGGCGATCATCCTGTTGATCATCGCCCAGCGGTACATCGCGGCCGGCGCCTTCGGTGGCGCAGTCAAGTAG
- a CDS encoding lysophospholipid acyltransferase family protein yields MSGSRYTSRGHAGLRFIAQRGLLKPVVWSLTSVRVYGRENLDELKAPYIVVANHSSHLDAPLVMGALPRDHTRFLATNAAADYFFDIRWRRTLTQLFFNAFPVDRTGLRGRNGVARQLLESGVPLLLFPEGTRSMSGEMAQFKPGAAALSISQGVPCLPLALAGAYDAMPKGAGWVRGGRPPITVNIGRPMWPEEDEDAVAFSNRLAKEVRSLGDEALERREREDRSRGKIN; encoded by the coding sequence ATGAGCGGAAGCCGTTACACCTCCCGGGGGCATGCGGGACTGCGCTTCATCGCCCAACGCGGGCTGTTGAAGCCGGTCGTCTGGTCGCTGACCTCGGTTCGGGTCTACGGCCGGGAGAATCTCGACGAGCTGAAGGCGCCCTACATCGTGGTCGCCAACCACTCCAGCCATCTGGACGCGCCGCTGGTGATGGGGGCGTTGCCTCGGGACCACACCCGCTTCCTGGCGACCAATGCCGCCGCCGACTACTTCTTCGACATTCGCTGGCGCAGGACCCTCACCCAGCTGTTCTTCAACGCCTTCCCGGTGGATCGCACCGGGCTGCGCGGCCGCAACGGCGTGGCCAGGCAACTGTTGGAGTCCGGCGTGCCGCTGCTGCTCTTCCCGGAGGGCACCCGCTCGATGAGCGGTGAGATGGCCCAGTTCAAGCCCGGCGCTGCCGCCCTGTCGATCAGCCAGGGAGTGCCCTGCCTGCCGCTCGCCCTTGCGGGCGCCTACGACGCGATGCCGAAGGGCGCAGGCTGGGTCAGGGGCGGCCGGCCACCGATCACAGTCAACATCGGACGTCCGATGTGGCCCGAGGAGGACGAGGACGCGGTCGCGTTCTCCAACCGCCTGGCCAAGGAGGTCAGGTCCCTCGGTGACGAAGCTCTTGAACGCCGCGAGCGCGAAGACCGCTCGCGTGGCAAGATCAATTGA
- a CDS encoding carbohydrate ABC transporter permease, with amino-acid sequence MSQAQLAATGREASPSAPTGPTGSRRRRHWREETAKVLFVVPAAFAIVVLFGYPVVKNLTMSFQEYTIRTFFTGEAPWVGITNYVTVISEDLFTKTVINTALFTVGSIVGQFIIGMLLALFFHRHFPLHGVLRALFLLPWLIPLIVGSAAWRAILDQDSGILNVALETLGFDPVPWLTSPDVALIAIILVNIWLGIPFNLTLLYSGLQDIPDELYEAGALDGATGWRAFWNITWPNLRAVVSVVLMLGVVYTLKVLDIILGLTHGGPANATQTIATQSYQRSFVEFKFGEGAALSNILIVISLAFAVVYLRVTRRQVDE; translated from the coding sequence ATGTCGCAGGCCCAACTGGCCGCTACAGGTAGGGAGGCGAGCCCGTCGGCACCGACCGGTCCGACGGGCTCCCGCCGGCGCCGCCACTGGCGCGAAGAGACCGCCAAGGTGCTCTTCGTCGTACCGGCGGCGTTCGCGATCGTCGTGCTCTTCGGGTACCCAGTGGTCAAGAACCTGACCATGAGTTTCCAGGAGTACACCATCCGGACGTTCTTCACCGGTGAGGCCCCCTGGGTCGGGATCACCAACTACGTCACGGTGATCTCGGAGGACCTGTTCACCAAGACGGTGATCAACACTGCCTTGTTCACGGTCGGGTCGATCGTCGGCCAGTTCATCATCGGGATGTTGTTGGCGCTGTTCTTCCACCGGCACTTCCCGCTGCACGGCGTGCTGCGGGCGTTATTCCTGTTGCCGTGGCTGATCCCGCTGATCGTCGGCAGTGCTGCCTGGCGGGCCATCCTCGACCAGGACAGCGGCATCCTGAACGTCGCGCTGGAGACCTTGGGCTTCGATCCCGTACCGTGGCTGACCTCGCCGGATGTGGCATTGATCGCGATCATCCTGGTCAACATCTGGCTCGGCATCCCGTTCAACCTGACACTGCTCTACAGCGGCCTGCAGGACATACCGGACGAGTTGTACGAGGCCGGCGCGCTCGACGGCGCCACCGGCTGGCGGGCGTTCTGGAACATCACCTGGCCCAATCTCCGTGCTGTGGTCAGCGTCGTCCTGATGCTCGGCGTGGTCTACACCCTCAAGGTGCTCGACATCATCCTCGGGCTGACCCACGGCGGTCCGGCCAATGCCACCCAGACGATCGCCACGCAGTCCTACCAACGGTCCTTCGTCGAGTTCAAGTTCGGCGAAGGTGCCGCACTGAGCAACATCCTGATCGTGATCTCACTGGCCTTCGCCGTCGTGTACCTGCGGGTCACCCGGCGTCAGGTGGACGAGTGA
- a CDS encoding substrate-binding domain-containing protein — MRPIVFRSLGTVRAGRQVGREVLQADPDVTALIVLEEATATGVVAELTHQGHKVPADVSVMSVLGSVEVAAMTDPPLTTVAGPSSELGRLGVEALLRRLEDPNNLTALLRAGELVIGESTGPAPHR, encoded by the coding sequence ATGCGCCCGATCGTCTTCCGCTCACTCGGCACGGTGCGGGCCGGCCGGCAGGTGGGGCGTGAGGTGTTGCAGGCCGACCCGGACGTGACGGCGCTGATCGTGCTCGAGGAGGCCACCGCCACCGGGGTGGTCGCCGAACTGACCCATCAGGGCCACAAGGTGCCGGCCGACGTCTCGGTGATGTCGGTGCTGGGTTCGGTCGAGGTGGCAGCGATGACCGACCCTCCGCTGACCACGGTCGCCGGGCCCAGCTCCGAACTCGGCAGACTGGGCGTCGAGGCGCTGCTTCGCCGGCTGGAGGACCCGAACAATCTGACCGCGCTCCTGCGTGCCGGCGAGTTGGTGATCGGCGAGTCCACCGGGCCGGCGCCGCATCGCTGA